In one window of Equus asinus isolate D_3611 breed Donkey chromosome 16, EquAss-T2T_v2, whole genome shotgun sequence DNA:
- the GPR88 gene encoding G protein-coupled receptor 88 encodes MTNSSSTSTSSTTGGSLLLLCEEEESWAGRRIPVSLLYSGLAIGGTLANGMVIYLVSSFRKLQTTSNAFIVNGCAADLSVCALWMPQEAVLGLLPAGSAEPPGDWDGAGGSYRLLRGGLLGLGLTVSLLSHCLVALNRYLLITRAPATYQALYQRRHTAGMLALSWALALGLVLLLPPWAPRPGAATPRVHYPALLAAAALLAQTALLLHCYLGIVRRVRVSVKRVSVLNFHLLHQLPGCAAAAAAFPGAPHAPGPGGAAHQAQAQPLPPALHPRRAQRRLSGLSVLLLCCVFLLATQPLVWVSLASGFSLPVPWGVQAASWLLCCALSALNPLLYTWRNEEFRRSVRSVLPGVGDAAAAAAAATAVPAVSQAQLGTRAAGQHW; translated from the coding sequence ATGACCAACTCCTCCTCCACGTCCACCTCCTCCACCACCGGGGGATCGCTGCTGCTGCTTTGCGAGGAAGAGGAGTCGTGGGCGGGCCGGCGCATTCCCGTGTCCCTCCTGTACTCGGGTCTGGCCATCGGGGGCACGCTGGCCAACGGCATGGTCATCTATCTAGTGTCGTCCTTCCGAAAGCTGCAGACCACCAGCAACGCCTTTATTGTGAACGGCTGCGCCGCCGACCTCAGCGTCTGCGCCCTTTGGATGCCGCAGGAGGCGGTGCTCGGGCTCCTGCCTGCCGGCTCCGCGGAGCCCCCAGGGGACTGGGACGGCGCGGGGGGCAGCTATCGCCTCCTGCGCGGCGGGCTGCTAGGCCTTGGGCTCACCGTGTCCCTCCTGTCCCACTGCCTGGTGGCTCTGAACCGCTACCTGCTCATCACCCGGGCGCCCGCCACCTACCAGGCGCTGTACCAGCGGCGCCACACGGCGGGCATGCTGGCGCTGTCCTGGGCGCTCGCCTTGGGCCTCGTGCTGCTGCTCCCGCCCTGGGCCCCGCGCCCCGGCGCCGCGACCCCGCGCGTCCACTACCCGGCGCTGCTGGCAGCCGCGGCGCTGCTGGCGCAGACGGCGCTGCTGCTGCACTGCTACCTGGGCATCGTGCGCCGCGTGCGCGTCAGTGTCAAGCGGGTCAGCGTCCTCAACTTCCACCTGCTGCACCAGCTGCCCGgctgcgccgccgccgccgccgccttccccggggctCCGCACGCGCCGGGCCCCGGGGGCGCGGCGCACCAGGCgcaggcccagcccctgccccccgcGCTGCACCCGCGGCGGGCGCAGCGGCGGCTCAGCGGCCTGTCGGTGCTGCTGCTCTGCTGCGTCTTCCTACTGGCCACGCAGCCGCTGGTGTGGGTGAGTCTGGCCAGCGGCTTCTCCCTGCCTGTGCCCTGGGGCGTGCAGGCGGCCAGCTGGCTCCTGTGCTGCGCCCTGTCGGCGCTCAACCCGCTGCTCTACACGTGGAGGAACGAGGAATTCCGCCGCTCCGTGCGCTCTGTCCTGCCCGGCGTCGGTGacgcggcggccgccgccgctgccgccacTGCTGTGCCCGCCGTGTCCCAGGCGCAACTGGGCACCCGCGCCGCCGGCCAGCACTGGTGA